The Thunnus maccoyii chromosome 15, fThuMac1.1, whole genome shotgun sequence DNA segment CTTACAGTAAATTAATGTGCATTTACAGTCAGCAAAACCATAAAAACCGAAAACTGCATTACCTCCTCAGCCATCTCCAGAAGAGCCTTATTGCTGCTCTCCCATCTGGAGCGATACATGGCCGTCTCCTTCTCCAGCTTTTTGATCTTTTTAGTCATCTGTGAGCATAAAGGAAACAAAACTGTCGCACCAGCAGACAACTCGGGAAAATGTGCAACACTCGCCCCTCACAATCACACTGACACCTCACCTTCTCCATCTCCTGTTTGAACGTGGTGAAGACTTCGTTGCTCTTGGACAAAGTGGTCTGAAACTCTTCAAACTTCTCTGTGTACAGTGaaagctgtgaaaacaacaCAGGTTTAGCATATGTAGATGTAACTGAGTCAATTCACAGTCGAACTGTAAAAGGTGAAGAGTAAAGGACTTGTGGGGAAACCTGCTGTTTGAGGTGAACTTCCTGCTGCTTCATCAGCTCGCACATCCTTTGAGACTCCACAGCTTCTTTCAGCAGCTGGGGAGGGAGAATCAGACGAGGGAAGATGATTATTATTGTGACGTTCATGTATAAACAGgtgattgtgttttctgtatgtgtCTGCCTGTAAAATGGATACTTACAAAGTCTTTCTCTCTGTCGTGGCGTTCCTCTGACTCCTTCAGCAGTTCCTGAGCCTGGTGAAGCTTGGTGTCCACCAGCTGTTGCTGCAGGTCCTTGTGCTTTACCACTTTGTCTATGTGCTGTTAGAGGTCACACAAGGTCAGAGTTAAAAATGCATGTTACTGATCCTGTATTAATGTAGAAAATTCACATGGTTGTTCATATTCTCATTGAGATTCAACTGCTTTCTAAAAAGTAATCAAACATTCCACTAATAGCTCGAAATTAAAGACTCATATAAtgcacttcatttttttttaaaaaaagctcacACACCTCTTCCCGCAGCTTGTACTGTTCATAGAGCTTCTTGAGCTTTTCAGCCAGCTCTGTGTTCTCCTGTCGGAGGCTGGCGTTCCTCTCATTATGCTGCTCCATCTGAGCCTGGATGTCATTCAGTGTCACCTGAAAATGGGATGTCacttccttccttttctcttcctccagaCGGGTTCTCTGCATCCCTTCCTCCTGTGGAGACGAAGTGGCACATGATAACATTgatatacatttaaatgaagtGAACATGTATTATAATGCTGTACagcaacagaagcagaaacTTGAAGAGAGACGTGGTTGCAGGAGTTGTTTATCAATTCTATGCAGCTAGTAGTCATCTATATGCTGATAATACAGGATGTTTGTGCCTGTCGTGTACCTTGAGCGTGCGGTTGTGTCTCTGCAGCTCCCTGCAGAGGCTTTCCAGCTTGCTGCGGGCCAGGATGGCCTTGCTGTGTTCATTCCTCAGGTTGTCTTTCTCCTGGACCAGCTGGTTCTGCTTCTTCTGCAGCACTCGCATCTGCTTCTGGGTGTTACGGTGCTCTTCCaactgtcacaaacacacatacacattttgtgAAGTTCCACTGTCAAACCTGGGATTAGACTGATATTTgccttaaaggggacctattatgcttttccttattttcagtcatatataacataaaatgttacaatgtcagatgttcatattaaacgtggcaAAGtatcaaataatgaggtaaacgtatgttgaagtaatccctgtgagcaagAAGCACTGGTTTCAGACTGATTTGAACACTCCGTTTCCaactgttttttctactttcagccgGAGCTGACGCCGGctcgtgacagatttctttatatggtcatctgctccacacacagagtgcaagttcactgctctgctctgctaacattatggcatttttccgttgttttgggggtagtcagGCCGAGCCGTGACTCGAGTCGAGCTGGCACACTGAGTGCTTTTCCATTAAACAGCACAGCAAGGTAAAATAAGTACTTTACTTGTTGGAGGTGagctggtcgtctgcagctcttcatcaaacatcatcatcactatggctgtttctgcttgtactattcgtccctgcattatttctatcTGATCCACTGAGCAAATAgttccaaatatctccatatgttgttgtgttgattgTTTTTTAGCACCACTAACAAAGCTCTGCCAATTCTGTGAGGACcctgtttcacttcctgtaaattcttcaatTCTTCTCTggttatttcatcatttaaaagctttattatgaagcagtaaagcaggaaatgttgggttttaatcggcggtaacttaacatgactctgatacggctgcccctcggcaggcttCCTGAAAACTGgccaatcaaaacagagtgggctcatcgggaggggggccttaaagagacaggagctaagactgcctgttagagacagaggctgaactgaggggctgcataaaggatcAGTATAACATAGataaaggagttttttgaactgtgaatcaaaCAAAgctagtggagtcccagagtaaaaatatagagctggaaatgagcataataagTCCCCTTTAAATTGTTCCCTGTGTAGATTGACTATTGTACATGCCAACACTTTGATGTTGACGCTGGAACAATAAAGTGTTCAGCTGCAGTCCCAACAGTTAGTTTGAAGCCTTTTAAACTCTTTTCCACCTTCAGTAATACACAACAATGCAGACCAACCTTCATCTATCAGCTCTGACACAATCTCAAACATACAGATGGTCTGTCTTGAAAAACTCACCTgcacaatacaaataaattaactAAAGTTGAACCACACCAACCCATAGTTATTCCATAGTGGGcacattttgaaagtgaaaaatgttaaaatatctgttttttcccATAACAACCTTGTGCCCACCAGCTGCACTATTACAGAAAAAAGAGCCTGCtgacttgaaaaaaatataaatatataaattcatacaattacagaaaataaaacataaatttcTCATAATTTAGGGtctcacaaaaaatgttttacagttcaTTTAAAATAGATCAAGTATAACTCAAAAAAGGCTCTAGAATAAAAAGAACCCCTTTGTAGAATCCACTTACCAGTTCAGCATACTTCTTACAGAGGCCTGCAAGCTTTTCCTCCGGGGTGCTCAGTGTGTTCAGAGTCTGCATGAGGAGGGTGATCTCTTTGCCTGcatgaacaagaaaaacagacgTGACAGAATGAAACATCTGTGCAACTACACACAGTCTGATAGTATCACCAATCTAAGAAAATATACATAGCCTCTCTTAAGTGAGCAGTACACAGTGTTACACTAACGTTCCAGACTTTTTGCTCACTGGAGACTGAACAATGAATCCAAAGTCTTTCTGCAAATACTAATGGAAAAAGTCAGCTACTTCTTACCCAGACCCttcactttcttcttctcctgagTCTTCTTTTGCTCCTTCTCCACTCTGTTGTCACCCCCGTTGACTTTGCCCTCCTCTGGCTTGTAGTCCTCCCTCTCATTAGTTATACCATTGAGCTCTGGGCTGTGTGACTGGCCATTAGGCAGGGTGCTGGCATCATCTGAAATAGTTTCCCGGCAGTAGGTGCTGAGGATGTCCTCCAGCTGCCTGCTCAGCTCTTCAGCCTTGTCACACTGAGACAATGCTGCCTCTGCAACTAGACACAGAGGagggaacaaaacacaaagcacattttGTGACTTCTTGACTCTTGACTTTTtgagaaaaatatgaacatgtaaAGTATATCCTACAATACTAAAACCTGGGATTTGAGACGGCTACTGGCAATACATCCTGCATTTAGTCCGTTTTATACTACAACAAATTTCTCCTCTTAAATCAGATTTTGGCAAAAAGTCTCACCAAATCATAGAGCAATGGTCCCTCTTTAGCCTTTAGATTGGCATTACTCCCAAAATCTACACTCATAACCCACAGCTGAATGCAGAAACTGCAGGCACACTCTCTGTGGATTGTCAATATGCATTCTTTTGATGCAAGATAATactaattaaattttaaaaagtcagatatCTGCGACATCAAAAATGACAAGTGACTGATGAAACAAGCAGTGCTAGTGGAGCATTAGCCGCAGCATGGCCGGAGGGAAGCC contains these protein-coding regions:
- the txlna gene encoding alpha-taxilin — its product is MKKQDTEESASQGSEDAPPTAEGVESPAAAKDSVDSSSPKESEPQTPQTDTPPQSDEAGSEVAEAALSQCDKAEELSRQLEDILSTYCRETISDDASTLPNGQSHSPELNGITNEREDYKPEEGKVNGGDNRVEKEQKKTQEKKKVKGLGKEITLLMQTLNTLSTPEEKLAGLCKKYAELLEEHRNTQKQMRVLQKKQNQLVQEKDNLRNEHSKAILARSKLESLCRELQRHNRTLKEEGMQRTRLEEEKRKEVTSHFQVTLNDIQAQMEQHNERNASLRQENTELAEKLKKLYEQYKLREEHIDKVVKHKDLQQQLVDTKLHQAQELLKESEERHDREKDFLLKEAVESQRMCELMKQQEVHLKQQLSLYTEKFEEFQTTLSKSNEVFTTFKQEMEKMTKKIKKLEKETAMYRSRWESSNKALLEMAEEKAVRDRDFEALQGKVQRLEKLRRALKVERNELNKKVQNLSGQNSGTAEPPTSDPGTDSPSPPPTDSLLEASLEPSDRPVPDSTSSCSHSCHCEPELDTDTLLEEARSQPVAAQE